The genomic interval TCGCTGATCCCCTGTACGCCTTGGCGCAGAACGTCGTCGACGATGCGGAACGCGTCGACCATGCTGGTGCGCTTCTCGACGACCTGCAGCAGACGGTCGTTCGGGATCGTGATGAGCGTGTCGACCTTGTCGACGAGATCCGCGATCCCCTGCTCGGCCAGCAGTCGCCGCTTCGCGCCCTCGAAGGCGAACGGCTTCGTGACCACGGCCACGGTGAGCGCGCCGATGTCCTTGGCGATCTCGGCGATGACCGGAGCGCCGCCGGTCCCCGTTCCGCCACCCATACCGGCGGTGACGAAGATCATGTCGGCTTCCTTGAGCGCCTCGTACAGCTTCTCGCTGTCGTCCTCGGCGGCTTTGCGCCCAATACTGGGATCGGCGCCGGCGCCAAGGCCCTTGGTGACCTTGTCGCCGATGCGGATCTTGTGTGGTGCGTCCGAGAGGAGCAGCGCCTGAGCGTCGGTGTTCACCGCGATGAACTCGACGCCCATGAGCTCCGCGCGGATCATGCGATTTACGGCGTTCGAACCGCCGCCGCCAACACCGACGACCTTTATGAGAGCGAAATTCTCGATGTCGCTCCGGAGGGGCATGGGCACACTCCAAACCAGTTCCCTGCTGCTGCCCCTCCCCTGACGGCCCCAGCACGGAGTTCTTAAGTTGTTGACCTGACTCTATACCCGAACGCAGCACCAGGTCGAGCGTTAGGGCCCGATCACCACGATGTTCACGGCATGAGCGAGCGGAAAAGTCGCGAGAGGCGGCCGCCCACACCGTCGAGAGAACGGGAAGCGACGCGGTCTTCGTCCGCGGACCAGTTCTTCGCACCCCAGACAAGGAGTCCCGAGGCCGCGGAGTAGGGCGGCGACGAGATCGAGTCGGTCAGACCGCCCAGCCCGTCCGGCGCCATCACTCGCGCGGCCATGCCGAGCTGGTCGCGCGCGGCCCGGGCGATGCCGGTGAGGAGCGAGCCGCCCCCCGTGAGCACGACACCGGCCTGGAGCCGGTTGGTGGCCCCGGCCGCCTCGATCTCCCGGGCGACGTGGTCGAACAGCTCCGCCGTCCGTGCCTCGATGATCTGGGCCATATGCCGGCGCGTGATCGGCCGCGGCACCTCTTCGCCGATCGACGTGATCTGCATGACCTCGTCGGGATCGACCTCCAGTGGCAGGGCCGTCCCCTGCTTGATCTTGAGGCTCTCCGCCACGTCGGGCGTGACCCGGAGGAGGAGCCCGAGGTCGCTCGTGACGCTTCGTGCGCCCATCTGGATGGTCGCGCAGTGACGGATCGAGCCGTCCTGGAAGACCGCGACGTCGGTCGTGTCGCCGCCGATGTCGCAGAGGACGACGCCGAGCTCTTTCTCCTCGTCGGTGAGGACGACCTCGGCCGTCGCGAGCGGTGTCAGGACCAGCTCGTCGATCTCGACACCGGCCTTCTGAACGCACTTGGTGAGGTTCGTGACGCTCGAGGACGACGCCGTGACGATGTGCGCCTCGACCTCGAGACGGACGGCGCTCATCCCGATCGGGTCGCGCACGCCTTCCTGCCCATCGACGACGTAGCCACGCGGGATGACGTGGAGGATCTCACGCGTGTTTGGGATCGACACCGCGCGGGCCGCCTCGATCGCCCGCAGGGTGTCCTCCCGCGTCACGTCGTGCTGGCGGCCCGACACCGCGATCATCCCGCGCGAGTTCTGGGAGCCGACATGCATCCCGGAGATCCCCACGAACGCGGACCGCACCTTGAGTCCCGAGAGGCGCTCGGCCGCGTCCACGGCGGCGGCCACCGACTGCACGGTGCGGTCGATGTCGATGACGACGCCCTTGCGGAGGCCATCCGAGGGCGCTTGCCCGATGCCGATGACGTCGACCCCACCGCTGCGACCGCCCACCTCGCCGATGAGCACGCAGACCTTGGTGGTGCCGATGTCGATCGCGACGAGCACGGTCTGGTCAGTCACGGGCGTCCGCCTTCCTTGACTCTCCTTCTGCTCCCCGCCCGCGTCCGCGTGACCGCCCGCCCGAGATTAAAGGAAATGCCGCCTGATTACAGCGACGTTCTGGAAGATCCGCCAGCCGAAGGCGAACAGGGCCACGAGATAGAGGTCGATACCCAGCCTGTCGCCCAGGAACGTGAGCGCGGCCGCGAGCAGCGCGTTCGTGTAGAAGCCCGAGAGGAAGATGCGGGTGTCGAAGTGCCCTTCGAGCTCCGCGCGGAAGGCACCCAGGAGCGAGTCGAGGGCCGCCAGGATGCCGACAGCGGTGTAGCGCGCCCACTCGATCGGGAGGTTGAAGCGGAGCGCGAGTCCGAGCAGCACCCCGGCGACCAATCCGAGGAGCGGAAGCCACACCTAAGCGCTAATTCGGGCTGAAGACGATGCGGTCGGGGCTGCGCACGTCGACGTAGTCTAAGCGCCGCGTCGGGTTGTCCCTGAGGAAGCGCTTCGCGAGGGACAGCTTCTCGTCGAAGCGATCGGCGCCCCCGAATCGGATCTCCCACTTCGCGCCGGTGCGGAGCACAAGGCCGTTCGCGCCCGCCGTCATCACGACCCGCAGGTCCGTCGCATCGGTTCGCAGTTCGCCTGGCGCGAGCGCCGCGAGGCGCAGCGCGGCCTCGACGAGGGCGGGTGGGTCGATGAGCTCGCCCGCGCTCCGCGGACCGCGCTCGTCGAACACCCGCAGGTCGGGCGCACCCGTCCGATCGATCGAGGGGAACAGCACGCCACGGGCGTCGATGAACCACTCCACGTTGTCGCTTGCGACCCAGCGGCCGACCGCCTCGCGCTCGACCAGCGTGATGCGCGCGGCGGAGGGCAACAGGATCTCGACCCGCGCGTCGCGCACCGCGGGCAGCGTTCGCAGCTGGGCGCGAGCGTCCGCCGCGCTGGCGCGGAACGTCGGCGCCCCGTCCAGCCCGCTTTGCGACCGCGCGGCGTCGCGCGACACGTGCTTCGCGCCGACCACGACGACCTCCTCGACGCGCGCGAGATCAGCGAGGCTCACGACGAGCAGCGCGGCGGCGCAGGCGATCGCGATCACCGCGGCGAGCGCGCGCCCCGGATCCTTGATGCGGAACGCGGGCCGGCGGCGGCGGGCGGGTTTGCGGGTGGTGCGTCGGGAGCGAGTACTCAGCGCGCGCGCCGGCGCGCGTCCTCGAGGGCCCAGTCGACGAAGCGCGCGAGGAGGTCGCCGAACTGGATGCCGGCGGCGCGCGCCGCCTTTGGCAGCAGGCTGTTCGCGGTCATGCCCGGGATCGTGTTCACCTCGAGGGTGACCATGCGATCGCCGGCCCACATGAGGTCGGTGCGAGACATCCCTCGACAGCCCAGAGCCTTGTGCGCGCGGACGGCGATGTCCTGCGCGCGGCGCGCGACGTCGTCGGGGATGCGCGCGGGAACGATCTCCTCGCTCTCACCGGTGCTGTACTTCGCGGTGTAGTCGAAGAACTCGCGCTTGGTGACGATCTCGATGACCGGCAGCGGCACGAGCTCGTCGTTGCCGATCACCGCGACGGTCAGCTCCGTTCCGCCGACAAGCTCCTCGACAAGTGCGCGCTCGTCATACTTCAGCGCCTCGACGATCGCCGGCGCGAGCTGCTCGGCGGACGTGACGATCGCCGCGCCGACGCTCGAACCGCTCGCGACCGGCTTCACGAACACGGGAAGGCCAACGGATCGCGCGCTGGTGAGGTCCGCGCCAGAAGCCGAGGTCACGACGACGCCCCGCGGGACATCGAGACCCTCCGATGCGAGGACGCGCTTGGCCATGACCTTATCCATCGCGAGAGCAGAGGCCAGCACGCCCGACCCTGTGTACGGGATGCCGATCGTGTCGAGCAGGCCCTGGATCCGACCGTCCTCGCCCCACGTTCCGTAGACGGACAGCAGGACCACGTCGACCGGGCCGCCCGCGTTCGACATCGCGGTCGTTGCCGGCACGAGCGATCGCTCAGCGCTCTCGATCTGCTGTTCGAGACCTTTCGGTAACGCGCGGGGTCGTTGGATCACGCCACCATCCAACAGCGCGCGAGCCTGATCACGCTGGTGTTGGGTCAGCGCTGGGTTGCGGACCATCAGCGCAAGCGGGTCGAGGAGCACCGTTTCGAAACGATCCGCCGGAAGGCTGGCGGCTATCTGCGATCCGGCAGCAAGAGAGATATCGCGCTCGGCGGATGCCCCACCAGTGAGGATGCCGACGCGGATCTTCTTCACCACTCCCCCACCAGCTCGACCTCGGGCACGAGATCCACGCCGAACTTCTCCTTCACCTCTCGCTGGCAGCGCTGCATGAGCTGCCAGACATCCATCGCGCTCGCGTCGCCGACGTTGACGATGAAGTTCGCGTGCTTCGTGCTGACCATGGCCCCGCCGATGGTCGCGCCCTTGAGCCCCGCGGCTTCGATCAAACGGCCGGCGTGGTCGCCCGGCGGATTGCGGAAGATCGAGCCCGTGTTCGGCTGCGCGAGGGGCTGCTTGGCGATCCGCTCGTTGGCGATCTCTTTGATGCGCTTCACCGCGGCCGCGCGATCGCCGGGCGATCCGCGGAAGCGTGCACGCGCCACGACGATCGGCGTCTTTTGAAGCTTCGACGTCCGGTACGCGAATCCGAGCTCGGCCGCCGTCTCCGTCCAGCTGTCGCCGTTCAGATCCATGAGGGTCACGTCGACGAGCACGTCCTTCGTCTCACTACCGAAGGCACCGGCATTTCCATGAACGGCACCGCCGACGGTCCCGGGCACCGTGGCCATCCACTCAAGCCCGACGATGCCGTTCCGTGCCGCAGCAGCGGCCACCGATGCCAGCGGTGTGCCGGACGCGGCGGTGATCGTCGTACCGTCGACCGACGTCTCGCTCCAGTCGTTCTGCAGCACGACACCCCGCACGCCGCGGTCCGAGACGAGCATGTTCGTGCCGCCGCCGAGCATCGTCACCGGAAGCTCGTGCTCACGCGCGACGGCGATCGCGCCCACGAGGTCGCGCTCGGTCGTGACGCGCACGAAGTAATCGGCCGGCCCACCGATGTGCAGCGAGGTGTGCTTGCGCATCGGCTCGTCGCGCACACCGAACGGAAGAAGCTTCACACCGGTGTCCGCAGCAGCTCGAGTAGCCGTTCTCCGACAGGCCTCACGTCCCCCGCGCCCATCACGAGGACGGTATCGCCCGGCGCCACGAGCTCGGCGACGATGTGCGCCGCCTCTTCGCCATTGCGGGCGTATCGGCCGTCGACCGCCTCCGCGAGCGCCATCGCGCGCGAGCTCTCTTCGGGTCGCTCGCGGGCGGATGAGAAGGTCTCGACGATCACGACCGCGCGAGCGCGACGAAGCACCGCGGCGAACTCGTCGAAGAACTTCGCCAGCCGGCTGGGCGTGTGTGGTTGGAACACGACGACCGCGTTCTCGAACGCGTTCAGCCCGACCGCGATCTCGGCAGGGTGGTGGGCGTAGTCGTCGAAGACCCGGACCCCGCCGGCCGTGCCAAGGGGCTCGAGCCGTCGTTCGACCCCGGAGAACTCCGACACGCCGAGCGCGGCGGCGGACCTGGTGACGCCGAGGGTGTGGGCCGCGAGGACCGCGCCGGCCGCGTTCAGCGCGTTGTGCTGACCGGGGATCTGCAGGCTGATGTGCGTGTCGCCGAGCGTGTAGACCTTGTCGGTGTCGCGCGTGATCGGCAGGTTCGCCTGTTCGCCGAATCCGTAGGTGAGAACTTCACGGCCAAGCTCGGTCGCCGTGTACTCCGCAAGCTCGCGTGCGCCTTCGTCGTCGATGCAGGTCACGAGTGTTCCGCGCGCCTCGATGCCGCGGACGAAGACGCGGAAGGCATCGCGGTACGACTCGCGGGTCGGGAACATGTCGACATGGTCGTGATCGACCGTCGTCACGACCGCGATGAGCGGCTGGAGTGCGTGAAAGGTGTTGTCGTATTCATCGGCCTCGATCACGAGAACGTCGCTGGTGCCGGCATGGGCGTTGGACCCGAGACCTCGCAAAACGGCACCGCAGATGAGGGAGGCATCGACGTCCCCCGCCCGCAGGGCCGCCCAGACGAGGGCCGTCGTGGTCGATTTGCCGTGGGTTCCCGCGACCGCGATGACGCGCTTGCCTTTCGCGAGGAAACGCCAGGCGTCCTCGCGCTTCCAGACCGGTATGCCCCGCCTCAGCGCCTCGGCTACCTCGACGTTGTCCTCCTTATAGGCGCTTGAGCGCAACACGAGGTCGGTACCCGGCACGTTCTCGGCCGCGAAGCGCTCGTGGACCGCGGCACCCTGCCGCGCCAGGGCCTCCGACAGCGGCCAGCGACCGCTGTCCGAGCCGGTCACGGCGTGACCGCCCGCGAGGAGCAGCTTTCCGATCGCCGACATCCCCGCGCCGCCGATGCCGACGATGTGGATCCTCAACCGCACTTCCCAAGCGCGAGGAGCTCTCGTGCGATCTCCTGCGCGGCGTGAGGGCGACCCGCCGCGCGGGCCGCGTTCGCCATCCGGCGCAGGCGATCCGGGTTGTCGATCAGCCCACTCACCTGCGCCGTGAAACGGTCACCGTCCAGCTCGCCCTCGCGCATGCTGATCGCCGCGCCCGTCTCGACCATCGCGCGCGCGTTCGCATCCTGGTGGCCCTCCATCGCGGCGCCGAATGGCACGAGCAGGAGCGGTCTGCCGAACGCCAGGGGCTCGGCGATCGACGACGCGCCCGCGCGGCCGATGACCAGATCCGCCGCGGCGAGCGCCCCGCCCATCTCGTCCCCCAGGAACGCACGCACGATGTAGCGATCCCGCACCTCCGCGGCGAGATTCGCGCGGCGCGCGTCGGCGCGCGCTCCGTGCTTCTCCCCCGTGATGTGGAGCACGTATGCGCGCCGGAGGATGCGGCCGAGCGCGGACCACAGGGCGTCGTTGATCCTCTCGGATCCCTGGCTTCCCCCGCTGACGACGACGAGCATCGCGTCCGCCGGGACCGCGAACGTCTCGCGGCCTCTCTCGCGCGTCCACTTCAGCAGCGACGCGCGGATCGGTGTGCCGGCGAGGACGGTGCGCCCTCGCGGCAGCGAGCGGCGCGCCTGCTCGTACGAAACGCCGATGCGCGAGCAGAACGACGCGAGCAGCCGCGTCGCGCGGCCCGGCAGCGCGTTGCCATCCCAGAGATAGACCGGCACAAGCGTGAGACGCGCGGCCAGCGTCACCGGGATCGCGACGATGCCGCCGGTCGTGCAGCACACGTCGGGACGAAATCGCGCCAGTTGAACGAGCGCGTCGAAGAACGCGAGCGGCACGCTGACGAGCGTGCGCAGGAACGCGAGGCGCGAGTCCGGGTCTCGCAGCGACGGCATCGGTGTCGCGTGGAACGGGATGCCCGCGGCCGGCACGAGCTCAGCTTCTTTGCCGCGACGCCCACCGAGGAAGAGGAATCCCACGTCCGGATCGATCTCGCGTAGCGCCTCCGCGATCGCGAGCAGCGGGCTGACGTGCCCGCCCGTCCCGCCGCCGACGAGGAGCACGCGACACGGTCGCTGACGCCGGCGCGGCCTGCCGTCCAACATTGAGGAGGATACCGACCGCGATGAGCCCGACGCAGAGTGACGATCCGCCATACGAGATGAACGGAAGCGTGATCCCCGTCATCGGGATGAGGCTCGCGACGACGGCCATGTTCACCCACGCCTGGAACACCAGCCACGTCGTGATGCCCGTCGCGACGAGCGCGCCCATCGCATCGGGCGCACGCAGCGCGATGCGCACGCCGCGATACGCGAAGACGAGGAACAGCATGATCACCGCGAGCGTTCCGATGAGACCGAGCTCATCGCCAAGGATCGCGAAGATCGAGTCGGTGTACGGGAACGGGAGGAAGCCGAACTTCTCACGGCCGGCGCCAAGTCCCTCGCCAGACAGGCCGCCAAGCGCGAGACCGTACAGAGCCTGGATCGCCTGGTAGCCCGCGTCGCGCGGATCCTTCCACGGATCGATGAACGTCATGAGCCGCTCGACCCGCTCCGGATGCGCGAGCGCACCCGCGAGAGCGAGGACGCCGGAGAGCATCGCCAGCGCGGCGAACATCCAGAGGCGCGCGCCGGCGACGAAGTACATCGCGAGTGCGACCGCGCCGATGACGATCGCGGTGCCGAGATCCGGCTCGGCGAAGACGAGCACGCCGATGATGCCCGTGACGAGCACGAAGCCGACCGCTGTTCCGCTGCGTTCGATCCGATCGCGCCGCGCGCCGAGCCAGAAGGCGAGATAGAGGATGAGCGCGAGCTTGGCGAACTCCGCCGGCTGGATGCCGACCGGCCCGGCGCGCAGCCAGCGCGCGGCTCCGTTGACGGTCGTCCCGACGCCGGGCACGAGGACGGCGCTCAGCAGCAGGATGGCGACGGCGAGGAGCGGAAGGGCGAGCACGCGGTAGCGGTGATAGTCGACGCGCGCCGCCACGAGCATGCCGACCAGGCCGAGCGTCGCCCACAGCGACTGCCAGCCGAGGAAGTAGCGCGGATCGTCGAGCGCGTCGAGGGCCTTGATCCCGCTCGCGCTGTAGACCATCGCGATCCCCATCAGGGTGAGCGCGAGGACCACGACGAGGAGGACGAGGTCGTACGACGTCGTGCGTGGCATACCAGGTAGGCGCAGCCTCACGAGCGCACCGGTTCCGCGAACGACCGCACCAGCGCCGTGAAGCGGTCGCCACGCTCATCGGCGGAGGAGAACATGTCGAACGACGCACATGCCGGAGATAGCAGGACGACGTCGCCGGAGCGCGCCAGCCTGCGCGCGGCGGTGACCGCGTCTTCGAGCGTGCGAGCGCGCTCCACCGGGAACCCAGCTCGCGCAGCACCGGCGGCATCGAGAGCGCTCGCGATCTCATCCGCGGCGGCTCCGATGAGCACCGCGGCGCGGGCGCGTTTGGTGACCGCGCGCGCGAGCTCGCCGAAGTCGGCGCCCTTTCCGACACCGCCGAGGATCACGACCGCGGGTCGTTCGAACGCCTCGAGCGCTTTGATCGTCGCGTCGGGGGTGGTCGAGGCCGAGTCGTTCACCCAGAGGATGCCGTCGCTTTCGGCGACCGTCTCGAGACGCCGTGCCACCCCCTCGAACGCACGAAGCTCCGCGCCGATGACGTCAGGCGGTATGTCAAAGATGTCACCGACGATCGCGGCGGCGAGCGCGTTGGCGATGTTGTGACGGCCCGGGATGCGGAGCTCGCGCGCCGACACGATCGGCGTACGCCGGTCGCCATCCGTCAACACGAGCCGCCCGTCCGATTCGAGAAAACCACCGTGACGCGGATGCATCGTGAGCGAGAAGCCGCGGACCATCGACGCGGCGCCGGTGTGTATGGCCGTCGTGGTCGGATCGTCGAGATTGAGCACCGCGATGTCGCCCGCGCCCTGCCAGGCGACGATGTTGCGTTTGGCGGCGATGTAGTTCTCGCGCGTGCCGTGATGGTCGAGGTGGTCTTCGCCGATGTTGGTGACCACGGCGACGTGCGGACTGCGCCCGAGCGTTTCGAGCTGGAACGAGGAGAGCTCGAGCACGACGATGTCGTCGCGTGTCAAGGTGTCGAGCTCCTGGATGATCGCACGCCCGATGTTCCCGCCGACGACCACGCGCCGCGTACCGCGCGACAGGATGCGGCCGATCAGTGTCGTCGTCGTGGTCTTCCCCTTCGTGCCCGTGACACCGACGATCGTCGCCGGGCATAGCCGGAAGAACAGGCTGATCTCCGTCAACACCGGGATCCGCCGCTGGAGCGCGCGAAGGATCGTCGCCGAGCGCGGGCGAACGCCGTTGATCACGAACACGAACTCCGCGTCGGCGAGCGCTGCGTCGTCGCTCGATGGCCCGAGCACGAGCTCGACCGGCGTGTCGCCGACACGCCCGATGCCCTCCGCGAGCTGCTCACGCGATTTCGCGTCGGTGATCGTCACGTGCGCACCGGACGACACGAGGAAGCGCGCGAGTCCCGACGCGGTGCGCCCCTTGCCGAGCCCGACGATCGTGACGCGCCTGTCGCGGAAGTCCTCGCGTCGGACGTCGGCGTCGAACAGGAGGCTCACGCCGGCCTCCCGATGAATCCGAGCTGGGTGCCGTACATCCCATCGGGACCGCGACCGCGGTACGACCAGAGATCCGCACCACCCGAGAGCGTGCACACGCCGGACATCTCGATGCGCGTCACGCCCACCGATCGGAGCTGCGCGGTATTCGCCGCCCACAGGTCCATCACGATCCGGTCGCCGACCCTCCGGAGGCAGCTTTCGCCGATGCGCTCGTTCACAGTCGTCGCGCGCTCCATATCGATCACATAGCAGCACGGACCGATCGCCGGGCCCAGCGACGCGACGAGCCGTTCGCGGACGGCGCCTCCGGCGACCATGGCCTCAACGAGCGCCTCGGCGACACGCAGGGTCGTGCCCTGCCAGCCGGCGTGGGCGGCGCCGATCGGTCCCTCCGGATCGGCGACGAGCACCGGCACGCAGTCGGCCGCCGCGACGCCGAGGAGCAGGCCGGGTCGGTCGCTCCACATCGCGTCGGCGGTCGGCCACGGTTCCGCTGGAGCGTCGACGCGCACGACGTCACTACCGTGCACCTGCCTGACGCGTTTGATGCCGTCGAAGCCGAGCGTCCGCGCGAGCGCCGCGCGATTGCGCGCCTGCTCCTCGAGCGGATGGCGCGACCCGGCCATGCTCCCCTGCGCCCGCGTGGTGAAGCCGGCGACCAGGCCGAGCGAGCCCAGCAGCGGCGACCAGAGCATCGCATCACGCTCGACCCAGGTCCCGCGCCAGGTCTTCTTCGGCGCACGCGCGGCGCTCCGATCGGCGCGGCTCACTTCGGCGTCGCATACGCGAGGACCGCCGCCGCGATCCCCGCGACCGCACCGATGAGCCAGAAGCGGATGGTCACCTTCTCCTCGGCCCAGCCGATGAGCTCGAAGTGGTTGTGCAGCGGCGACATGCGGAAGATGCGCTTGCCGCGGAGCTTGAAGCTGCCGACCTGGATCATCACCGAGACGGTCTCGGCGACGAAGATGATCCCTAGAACAGGCAGTAGGAGCACGAACCCGGTGGTCAGCGCGATCGTGGCGAGCGTCGCACCGAGCGCGAGCGCACCGGTGTCGC from Candidatus Limnocylindria bacterium carries:
- a CDS encoding polyphenol oxidase family protein, which encodes MSRADRSAARAPKKTWRGTWVERDAMLWSPLLGSLGLVAGFTTRAQGSMAGSRHPLEEQARNRAALARTLGFDGIKRVRQVHGSDVVRVDAPAEPWPTADAMWSDRPGLLLGVAAADCVPVLVADPEGPIGAAHAGWQGTTLRVAEALVEAMVAGGAVRERLVASLGPAIGPCCYVIDMERATTVNERIGESCLRRVGDRIVMDLWAANTAQLRSVGVTRIEMSGVCTLSGGADLWSYRGRGPDGMYGTQLGFIGRPA
- the ftsW gene encoding putative lipid II flippase FtsW, with the protein product MPRTTSYDLVLLVVVLALTLMGIAMVYSASGIKALDALDDPRYFLGWQSLWATLGLVGMLVAARVDYHRYRVLALPLLAVAILLLSAVLVPGVGTTVNGAARWLRAGPVGIQPAEFAKLALILYLAFWLGARRDRIERSGTAVGFVLVTGIIGVLVFAEPDLGTAIVIGAVALAMYFVAGARLWMFAALAMLSGVLALAGALAHPERVERLMTFIDPWKDPRDAGYQAIQALYGLALGGLSGEGLGAGREKFGFLPFPYTDSIFAILGDELGLIGTLAVIMLFLVFAYRGVRIALRAPDAMGALVATGITTWLVFQAWVNMAVVASLIPMTGITLPFISYGGSSLCVGLIAVGILLNVGRQAAPASATVSRAPRRRRDGRARQPAARDRGGATRDRSGRGIPLPRWASRQRS
- a CDS encoding FtsQ-type POTRA domain-containing protein, producing MIAIACAAALLVVSLADLARVEEVVVVGAKHVSRDAARSQSGLDGAPTFRASAADARAQLRTLPAVRDARVEILLPSAARITLVEREAVGRWVASDNVEWFIDARGVLFPSIDRTGAPDLRVFDERGPRSAGELIDPPALVEAALRLAALAPGELRTDATDLRVVMTAGANGLVLRTGAKWEIRFGGADRFDEKLSLAKRFLRDNPTRRLDYVDVRSPDRIVFSPN
- a CDS encoding UDP-N-acetylglucosamine--N-acetylmuramyl-(pentapeptide) pyrophosphoryl-undecaprenol N-acetylglucosamine transferase — translated: MLAIAEALREIDPDVGFLFLGGRRGKEAELVPAAGIPFHATPMPSLRDPDSRLAFLRTLVSVPLAFFDALVQLARFRPDVCCTTGGIVAIPVTLAARLTLVPVYLWDGNALPGRATRLLASFCSRIGVSYEQARRSLPRGRTVLAGTPIRASLLKWTRERGRETFAVPADAMLVVVSGGSQGSERINDALWSALGRILRRAYVLHITGEKHGARADARRANLAAEVRDRYIVRAFLGDEMGGALAAADLVIGRAGASSIAEPLAFGRPLLLVPFGAAMEGHQDANARAMVETGAAISMREGELDGDRFTAQVSGLIDNPDRLRRMANAARAAGRPHAAQEIARELLALGKCG
- a CDS encoding D-alanine--D-alanine ligase; this encodes MKKIRVGILTGGASAERDISLAAGSQIAASLPADRFETVLLDPLALMVRNPALTQHQRDQARALLDGGVIQRPRALPKGLEQQIESAERSLVPATTAMSNAGGPVDVVLLSVYGTWGEDGRIQGLLDTIGIPYTGSGVLASALAMDKVMAKRVLASEGLDVPRGVVVTSASGADLTSARSVGLPVFVKPVASGSSVGAAIVTSAEQLAPAIVEALKYDERALVEELVGGTELTVAVIGNDELVPLPVIEIVTKREFFDYTAKYSTGESEEIVPARIPDDVARRAQDIAVRAHKALGCRGMSRTDLMWAGDRMVTLEVNTIPGMTANSLLPKAARAAGIQFGDLLARFVDWALEDARRRAR
- the murB gene encoding UDP-N-acetylmuramate dehydrogenase, yielding MKLLPFGVRDEPMRKHTSLHIGGPADYFVRVTTERDLVGAIAVAREHELPVTMLGGGTNMLVSDRGVRGVVLQNDWSETSVDGTTITAASGTPLASVAAAAARNGIVGLEWMATVPGTVGGAVHGNAGAFGSETKDVLVDVTLMDLNGDSWTETAAELGFAYRTSKLQKTPIVVARARFRGSPGDRAAAVKRIKEIANERIAKQPLAQPNTGSIFRNPPGDHAGRLIEAAGLKGATIGGAMVSTKHANFIVNVGDASAMDVWQLMQRCQREVKEKFGVDLVPEVELVGEW
- the murD gene encoding UDP-N-acetylmuramoyl-L-alanine--D-glutamate ligase, with amino-acid sequence MSLLFDADVRREDFRDRRVTIVGLGKGRTASGLARFLVSSGAHVTITDAKSREQLAEGIGRVGDTPVELVLGPSSDDAALADAEFVFVINGVRPRSATILRALQRRIPVLTEISLFFRLCPATIVGVTGTKGKTTTTTLIGRILSRGTRRVVVGGNIGRAIIQELDTLTRDDIVVLELSSFQLETLGRSPHVAVVTNIGEDHLDHHGTRENYIAAKRNIVAWQGAGDIAVLNLDDPTTTAIHTGAASMVRGFSLTMHPRHGGFLESDGRLVLTDGDRRTPIVSARELRIPGRHNIANALAAAIVGDIFDIPPDVIGAELRAFEGVARRLETVAESDGILWVNDSASTTPDATIKALEAFERPAVVILGGVGKGADFGELARAVTKRARAAVLIGAAADEIASALDAAGAARAGFPVERARTLEDAVTAARRLARSGDVVLLSPACASFDMFSSADERGDRFTALVRSFAEPVRS
- a CDS encoding small basic family protein; this encodes MWLPLLGLVAGVLLGLALRFNLPIEWARYTAVGILAALDSLLGAFRAELEGHFDTRIFLSGFYTNALLAAALTFLGDRLGIDLYLVALFAFGWRIFQNVAVIRRHFL
- the ftsA gene encoding cell division protein FtsA, with the translated sequence MTDQTVLVAIDIGTTKVCVLIGEVGGRSGGVDVIGIGQAPSDGLRKGVVIDIDRTVQSVAAAVDAAERLSGLKVRSAFVGISGMHVGSQNSRGMIAVSGRQHDVTREDTLRAIEAARAVSIPNTREILHVIPRGYVVDGQEGVRDPIGMSAVRLEVEAHIVTASSSSVTNLTKCVQKAGVEIDELVLTPLATAEVVLTDEEKELGVVLCDIGGDTTDVAVFQDGSIRHCATIQMGARSVTSDLGLLLRVTPDVAESLKIKQGTALPLEVDPDEVMQITSIGEEVPRPITRRHMAQIIEARTAELFDHVAREIEAAGATNRLQAGVVLTGGGSLLTGIARAARDQLGMAARVMAPDGLGGLTDSISSPPYSAASGLLVWGAKNWSADEDRVASRSLDGVGGRLSRLFRSLMP
- the murC gene encoding UDP-N-acetylmuramate--L-alanine ligase, whose amino-acid sequence is MRIHIVGIGGAGMSAIGKLLLAGGHAVTGSDSGRWPLSEALARQGAAVHERFAAENVPGTDLVLRSSAYKEDNVEVAEALRRGIPVWKREDAWRFLAKGKRVIAVAGTHGKSTTTALVWAALRAGDVDASLICGAVLRGLGSNAHAGTSDVLVIEADEYDNTFHALQPLIAVVTTVDHDHVDMFPTRESYRDAFRVFVRGIEARGTLVTCIDDEGARELAEYTATELGREVLTYGFGEQANLPITRDTDKVYTLGDTHISLQIPGQHNALNAAGAVLAAHTLGVTRSAAALGVSEFSGVERRLEPLGTAGGVRVFDDYAHHPAEIAVGLNAFENAVVVFQPHTPSRLAKFFDEFAAVLRRARAVVIVETFSSARERPEESSRAMALAEAVDGRYARNGEEAAHIVAELVAPGDTVLVMGAGDVRPVGERLLELLRTPV
- the ftsZ gene encoding cell division protein FtsZ encodes the protein MPLRSDIENFALIKVVGVGGGGSNAVNRMIRAELMGVEFIAVNTDAQALLLSDAPHKIRIGDKVTKGLGAGADPSIGRKAAEDDSEKLYEALKEADMIFVTAGMGGGTGTGGAPVIAEIAKDIGALTVAVVTKPFAFEGAKRRLLAEQGIADLVDKVDTLITIPNDRLLQVVEKRTSMVDAFRIVDDVLRQGVQGISDLITVPGLINLDFADVKTIMTNAGSALMGIGHGTGETRAADAARQAIQSPLLEQSIDGARGVLFTITGGPDLALFEVNEAAEIIHAAADPEANIIFGAVIDDRMGQDVKISVIATGFDQQRPLKRIEQPMYKRQVEQRAAERPMAAVAPAPTVTKVHEEKKFDPNDLEVPSFLRRR